The Neisseria sicca genome includes a window with the following:
- the apaG gene encoding Co2+/Mg2+ efflux protein ApaG gives MNNIEISVKPRYIAGQSDVYRDRYAFNYQITICNRSNEVITLRQRFWEVTDGHGEIGQVGHGGLIEEQPVLYPGEEYEYNSGSQISTPWGSIEGAYEFEDSIGERFIIGVPKLDFKAGFTLQ, from the coding sequence ATGAATAATATAGAAATCAGTGTAAAGCCGCGTTATATCGCCGGACAAAGCGATGTTTATCGTGATCGCTATGCTTTTAATTATCAAATCACCATCTGCAACCGCAGTAATGAAGTTATCACATTGCGCCAGCGGTTTTGGGAAGTTACCGACGGGCACGGGGAAATCGGGCAGGTCGGACACGGCGGTTTGATCGAAGAGCAGCCTGTCCTGTATCCGGGTGAGGAATACGAGTACAACAGCGGCTCGCAAATCAGCACGCCTTGGGGCAGTATCGAAGGTGCATACGAGTTTGAAGACAGTATCGGCGAGCGTTTTATCATCGGCGTGCCGAAGCTGGATTTCAAAGCAGGCTTTACCCTGCAATAA
- a CDS encoding phosphatidylglycerophosphatase A family protein, with product MSEFKPTFTWLKERPLCFLGFGFGSGLSPVAPGTAGTLAALPLAFVLHLIGIGGWVLALLCIAMFVWGIRICGYTEKELGIQDYGGIVWDEIVAMILVLSFVPFRWNWWLAAFIVFRLFDMLKPWPIKWFDSRIHGGLGIMLDDLIAALMTGLVLGLASWIF from the coding sequence TTGTCTGAATTTAAACCTACTTTCACATGGCTCAAAGAGCGTCCTTTATGCTTCTTGGGCTTTGGTTTTGGCAGCGGTCTTTCTCCCGTTGCTCCGGGAACAGCCGGTACTTTGGCGGCTTTGCCTTTGGCATTTGTCCTTCATTTGATCGGAATCGGCGGCTGGGTTTTGGCATTGTTGTGTATCGCCATGTTTGTTTGGGGAATCCGCATTTGCGGTTATACCGAAAAAGAACTGGGCATACAGGATTACGGAGGTATCGTTTGGGATGAAATCGTAGCAATGATTTTGGTTTTGTCTTTCGTGCCTTTCCGGTGGAACTGGTGGCTTGCGGCTTTTATCGTGTTCCGACTGTTCGACATGCTCAAGCCTTGGCCGATTAAATGGTTCGACAGCCGCATCCACGGCGGGCTGGGCATTATGCTTGATGACCTGATCGCCGCACTGATGACCGGTCTGGTATTAGGGCTGGCATCTTGGATTTTTTAA
- the thiL gene encoding thiamine-phosphate kinase yields the protein MTEFDFIRQFLKKQQAEGLVLGIGDDAAIIRPSIGFDLCFSSDMLIKDKHFFSDVSPEDLAWKMLAVNISDMAAMGAVPKWVLLSAGLPDLDEEWLTRFCESFFSLAQRFGITLIGGDTTKGDLVFNITIVGELPQGQALRRDAAQEGDDIWVSGQIGMAAAALNHRLKNCTLPPEVFGLCEDKLLRPEPRVDLGLALLPLAHAAQDISDGLAQDLGHILTASSLGAEISTDVLPVPDELRTSLSEEQWTAFALSGGDDYELVFTASTDRRSEILAAAAQCGVAVTRIGKTNNSGRLKIKDKKGGELLLTSRGFDHFV from the coding sequence ATGACAGAATTTGACTTTATTAGACAGTTTTTGAAAAAACAGCAGGCGGAAGGTTTGGTGTTGGGTATCGGGGACGATGCAGCTATTATCCGTCCAAGTATCGGATTTGATTTGTGTTTTAGTTCCGATATGTTGATTAAGGACAAACATTTTTTTTCAGATGTTTCTCCTGAAGATTTGGCATGGAAAATGCTTGCAGTTAACATATCCGATATGGCGGCGATGGGTGCCGTTCCAAAATGGGTTCTGCTCAGTGCGGGATTGCCCGATTTGGACGAAGAATGGCTGACGCGGTTTTGCGAAAGTTTTTTCTCGCTGGCACAACGTTTCGGCATCACGCTTATCGGCGGCGATACGACCAAAGGTGATTTGGTATTCAACATTACCATCGTCGGCGAACTACCCCAAGGGCAAGCCCTGCGGCGCGATGCGGCGCAAGAAGGGGATGATATTTGGGTGTCCGGGCAAATCGGTATGGCTGCGGCAGCATTAAACCATCGTCTGAAAAACTGCACCCTGCCGCCGGAAGTCTTCGGACTTTGCGAAGATAAACTCCTCAGACCGGAGCCAAGAGTAGATTTGGGTTTGGCACTTTTGCCGCTTGCCCATGCCGCCCAAGATATTTCGGACGGGCTGGCGCAGGATTTGGGGCACATTTTGACCGCGTCGTCTTTGGGGGCGGAAATTTCGACAGATGTGTTGCCGGTTCCCGATGAATTGAGAACATCGCTGTCTGAAGAACAATGGACGGCTTTCGCCTTATCGGGCGGCGACGATTACGAATTGGTATTTACCGCTTCCACAGACCGTCGCAGTGAAATCCTTGCCGCAGCAGCGCAATGCGGTGTGGCAGTAACAAGGATAGGGAAAACAAACAACTCAGGCCGTCTGAAAATAAAGGATAAAAAAGGCGGCGAATTATTGCTTACTTCACGGGGGTTCGATCATTTTGTCTGA
- a CDS encoding TatD family hydrolase, which produces MNLTDTHCHLADPALRENLPHILTAARKAGVGRFIVPATRPQDWQDVADLVQRSSENPLWGNIHIALGIHPWFSDDVSEPDFQRLEQALQARPTAWVGEIGLDFYDKTQTPSQRERQIQVFSRQLAIAQTLRRRVIIHNLKATAAISAAVRKTGFVQGGIVHAFSGSAEEARMLTKLGFKIGIGSLLLNPNARKIRETLKTLNDTDFVLETDSPFMLKNEINTPANIRQIAAIAAEIRGVAVEEIAEATERNVEMLLATEKVV; this is translated from the coding sequence ATGAACCTCACCGACACCCATTGTCACCTTGCCGATCCCGCCCTGCGCGAAAACCTGCCGCACATCCTGACCGCCGCGCGGAAGGCGGGGGTAGGGCGGTTTATCGTTCCCGCGACCCGGCCGCAGGATTGGCAGGACGTGGCGGATTTGGTGCAAAGGTCGTCTGAAAACCCGCTTTGGGGCAACATCCATATCGCGCTCGGCATCCATCCTTGGTTTTCAGACGACGTTTCCGAGCCAGATTTCCAGCGTTTGGAACAAGCATTGCAAGCGCGTCCGACGGCATGGGTCGGCGAAATCGGCTTGGATTTTTACGACAAAACCCAAACGCCGTCGCAGCGAGAACGGCAAATCCAAGTCTTCAGCCGCCAGCTTGCCATCGCACAAACCCTGCGCCGCCGCGTGATTATCCATAATCTCAAAGCCACCGCCGCCATCTCCGCCGCCGTCAGGAAGACAGGTTTTGTCCAAGGCGGCATCGTTCATGCCTTCTCCGGCAGCGCGGAAGAAGCGCGCATGTTGACGAAATTAGGTTTCAAAATCGGCATCGGTTCGCTGTTGCTCAACCCGAACGCACGAAAAATACGCGAAACCCTCAAAACCTTGAATGACACCGATTTCGTCTTGGAAACCGACAGCCCGTTTATGCTGAAAAACGAAATCAACACGCCCGCCAACATCCGCCAAATCGCCGCCATCGCCGCTGAAATTCGCGGCGTTGCCGTTGAAGAGATAGCCGAAGCGACCGAGCGGAATGTGGAAATGTTGCTGGCAACAGAAAAGGTCGTCTGA
- a CDS encoding asparaginase yields MKQKIFVLYTGGTIGMTQSSEGLRPDTALVSQALSPFSDDLDFEWHVCNPLIDSASVTLQHWRDWLDIIAAKLPSCDGILILHGTDSMAYTANLLALSLQGLGKPIVLTGSQWPYAAENSDAPRNLSTAVAAFSLKLKQTVIAFDGKLYPAVGSSKVSTETAAGFDNPHFGAIAEWDETQGWHNLRMPSQDAANVSDDLKIRYPDPQAKIAVRTLIPGFAVQELADGLGQLPAQALILQSYGHGNTPADEGFIRAVRDFTQQGKLLLNISQVQQGRTAAVYAQGNAFRNSGIINGGKCNLETATALMTLAVSQGWGVEDVHKELVRLKLV; encoded by the coding sequence ATGAAACAAAAAATCTTCGTCCTCTACACAGGCGGCACCATAGGCATGACCCAAAGCAGCGAAGGTCTGCGCCCCGATACCGCGCTGGTCAGCCAAGCCCTTTCCCCTTTTTCAGACGACCTCGACTTCGAGTGGCACGTCTGCAATCCTTTGATTGATTCCGCCTCCGTTACCCTGCAACACTGGCGCGACTGGCTGGACATCATCGCCGCCAAACTGCCTTCCTGCGACGGCATCCTGATATTGCACGGCACAGACAGCATGGCGTACACCGCCAACCTCCTCGCGCTCTCCCTGCAAGGTTTGGGCAAACCCATCGTCCTGACCGGCTCCCAATGGCCTTACGCAGCCGAAAACAGCGATGCCCCGCGCAACCTCTCCACCGCCGTCGCCGCCTTTAGCCTCAAGCTCAAACAAACCGTCATTGCCTTTGACGGTAAACTGTATCCCGCCGTCGGCAGCAGCAAAGTCAGCACCGAAACCGCCGCAGGCTTCGACAATCCGCATTTCGGTGCCATCGCCGAATGGGATGAAACACAAGGCTGGCACAATCTCCGTATGCCCTCCCAAGATGCGGCGAATGTTTCAGACGACCTCAAAATCCGCTATCCCGACCCGCAGGCAAAAATCGCCGTCCGCACGCTTATCCCCGGCTTTGCCGTCCAAGAACTTGCGGACGGACTCGGACAGCTTCCTGCCCAAGCCCTTATCCTGCAAAGCTACGGACACGGCAACACACCCGCAGACGAAGGCTTCATCCGCGCCGTCCGAGACTTCACGCAGCAAGGCAAACTGCTGCTCAACATCAGCCAAGTCCAACAAGGCAGAACCGCCGCCGTTTACGCGCAAGGCAACGCGTTCCGCAACTCGGGCATCATCAACGGCGGCAAATGCAACCTCGAAACCGCCACCGCGCTCATGACCCTCGCCGTATCACAAGGCTGGGGGGTGGAAGATGTTCACAAAGAATTGGTAAGACTAAAATTAGTGTGA
- a CDS encoding DedA family protein, protein MFAFLEAFFVQYGYAAVFFVLVICGFGVPIPEDLTLVTGGVISGLGYTNSHWMVVVGMLGVLAGDGFMFVAGRVWGQKILKFKPIARVMTPKRYAQVQEKFDKYGNWVLFVARFLPGLRTAVFVTAGISRKVSYTRFILMDGLAALISVPVWIYLGEYGANNIDWLMAKMRSLQSGIFVVLGVLALVLAWFWWKKRQRLQFYRTKLSEKRAERKAAKAAKKAAQSER, encoded by the coding sequence ATGTTTGCCTTTTTAGAAGCCTTTTTTGTCCAATACGGCTACGCAGCCGTGTTTTTCGTTTTGGTCATCTGCGGCTTTGGCGTACCGATTCCCGAAGATTTGACGCTGGTGACAGGCGGCGTGATTTCCGGTTTGGGGTACACCAATTCGCATTGGATGGTTGTCGTCGGTATGCTCGGCGTGTTGGCAGGCGACGGATTTATGTTTGTCGCCGGACGCGTGTGGGGACAGAAAATTCTCAAGTTCAAACCCATTGCCCGCGTGATGACGCCGAAGCGTTACGCGCAGGTGCAGGAAAAATTCGACAAATACGGCAACTGGGTATTGTTCGTCGCCCGCTTCCTGCCCGGTTTGCGTACCGCCGTTTTCGTGACCGCAGGCATCAGCCGCAAAGTTTCCTATACCCGCTTCATCCTGATGGATGGGCTTGCCGCGTTGATTTCCGTGCCGGTGTGGATTTATTTGGGCGAATACGGCGCGAACAACATCGATTGGCTGATGGCAAAAATGCGCAGCCTGCAATCCGGCATCTTCGTTGTTTTGGGCGTATTGGCATTGGTGTTGGCATGGTTCTGGTGGAAAAAACGCCAACGCCTTCAGTTCTACCGTACCAAGTTGAGCGAAAAGCGAGCGGAGCGCAAAGCCGCCAAGGCAGCCAAAAAAGCCGCGCAAAGCGAACGATAA
- the glmM gene encoding phosphoglucosamine mutase, with the protein MAKKYFGTDGVRGEVGQFPITPDFVLKLGYAAGQVLVQHDGGQKPTVLIGKDTRISGYMLEAALVAGFTAAGVNVIQTGPLPTPGVAYLTRALRLSAGVMISASHNVYSDNGIKFFAEGGVKLSDEIELEIEAKIDEEMKTQPSARLGRARRINGADDRYIEFCKSTFPSHLDLRGLKLVVDTAHGAGYDVAPKVFHELGAQVVSIGDEPNGYNINEKCGATHPKALQAAVLQNEADYGIALDGDGDRLMMVDRNGKVYDGDSLIYVIAKARAREGINIGGVVGTVMTNMAMEIALKEQGVDFCRAKVGDRYVLEQLNHRGWLIGGEASGHILCMDKHNTGDGIISALQVLAALQILNQDLATVCADWQPYPQTMINVRIQKGQKWQEASKDVLAEVEKELEGKGRVVLRASGTEPVVRVMVEARQADWAKKGAERIAAAITGKQ; encoded by the coding sequence ATGGCAAAAAAATATTTCGGCACGGACGGCGTGCGCGGCGAAGTCGGTCAATTTCCGATTACCCCCGATTTCGTATTGAAACTCGGTTATGCGGCGGGGCAGGTGTTGGTGCAGCATGACGGCGGGCAGAAGCCGACCGTCCTTATCGGCAAAGACACGCGCATTTCCGGCTATATGCTCGAAGCCGCGCTGGTGGCAGGTTTTACCGCCGCGGGTGTCAACGTCATCCAAACCGGCCCGCTGCCTACGCCGGGTGTGGCTTATCTGACCCGCGCGCTGCGTTTGTCCGCCGGCGTGATGATTTCCGCGTCGCACAACGTCTATTCCGACAACGGCATCAAATTCTTTGCCGAAGGCGGCGTGAAACTGAGCGATGAAATTGAGTTGGAAATCGAAGCCAAAATCGACGAGGAAATGAAAACCCAGCCGTCCGCCCGCCTCGGACGCGCCCGCCGTATCAACGGCGCAGACGACCGTTACATCGAATTTTGCAAATCCACCTTTCCCAGCCATTTGGATTTGCGCGGTCTGAAATTGGTGGTCGATACCGCACATGGCGCAGGCTATGACGTTGCGCCCAAAGTATTCCACGAACTCGGCGCGCAAGTCGTCAGCATCGGCGACGAACCCAATGGCTACAATATCAACGAAAAATGCGGCGCGACCCATCCCAAAGCCTTGCAGGCCGCTGTATTGCAGAACGAAGCCGACTACGGCATTGCGCTGGACGGCGACGGCGACCGTCTGATGATGGTTGACCGCAACGGCAAAGTGTACGACGGCGACAGCCTGATTTACGTCATCGCCAAAGCCCGTGCCCGCGAAGGCATCAACATCGGCGGCGTGGTCGGCACGGTCATGACCAATATGGCAATGGAAATCGCCCTGAAAGAGCAGGGCGTCGATTTCTGCCGCGCCAAAGTCGGCGACCGCTATGTATTGGAACAACTGAACCACCGCGGCTGGCTCATCGGAGGCGAAGCCAGCGGCCATATTTTGTGTATGGACAAACACAACACCGGCGACGGCATCATCTCCGCGCTGCAAGTTTTGGCGGCACTGCAAATCCTGAACCAAGACCTTGCCACCGTTTGTGCCGACTGGCAGCCGTATCCGCAAACCATGATCAACGTGCGCATCCAAAAAGGTCAGAAATGGCAGGAAGCCTCGAAAGACGTATTGGCTGAAGTGGAAAAAGAACTCGAAGGCAAAGGCCGCGTCGTGTTGCGCGCATCGGGTACCGAACCGGTCGTGCGCGTCATGGTCGAAGCGCGTCAGGCGGACTGGGCGAAAAAGGGTGCGGAACGCATCGCGGCAGCCATCACCGGCAAGCAGTAA
- the folP gene encoding dihydropteroate synthase: MTTRIWQVGRFEIGLDKPKIMGIVNLTPDSFSDGGVYSQNAQTALAHAEQLLKEGADILDIGGESTRPGADYVSPEEEWARVAPVLAEVAGWGVPISLDTRRTVIMEKALALGGVDIINDVAALTDEGAVELLASQADTGICLMHMQGLPETMQINPKYQDVVGEVARYLKARAAECIAAGIAPQRIILDPGFGFGKTLQHNIALMRHLPELMVETGFPLLIGVSRKRMIGELTGEADAAERVHGSVAAALASVARGAQIVRVHDVKATADALKVWDALGITGI; encoded by the coding sequence ATGACCACGCGCATCTGGCAGGTAGGCAGGTTTGAAATTGGTTTGGACAAACCGAAAATCATGGGTATCGTCAACTTGACGCCCGATTCGTTTTCCGATGGCGGCGTGTATTCGCAAAACGCCCAAACAGCCTTGGCACACGCCGAACAGCTTTTAAAAGAAGGCGCAGACATTCTCGACATCGGCGGCGAATCGACGCGGCCGGGTGCGGATTATGTTTCGCCTGAAGAAGAATGGGCGCGGGTTGCGCCTGTGTTGGCGGAAGTGGCAGGGTGGGGTGTTCCCATCAGTTTGGACACGCGCCGCACGGTGATTATGGAAAAAGCGTTGGCGCTCGGCGGCGTCGATATTATTAATGATGTGGCAGCGTTGACTGATGAGGGCGCGGTCGAATTGCTGGCGAGTCAGGCGGATACGGGCATTTGCCTGATGCACATGCAGGGTTTGCCCGAAACCATGCAGATTAATCCGAAATATCAGGATGTTGTCGGTGAGGTGGCGCGGTATTTGAAAGCGCGCGCAGCAGAATGCATCGCGGCGGGCATCGCCCCGCAACGCATCATACTCGACCCCGGCTTCGGCTTCGGCAAAACCTTGCAACACAATATCGCGCTGATGCGGCATTTGCCCGAATTGATGGTGGAAACGGGTTTCCCACTGCTCATCGGCGTATCGCGCAAACGCATGATAGGCGAGCTGACCGGTGAGGCAGACGCGGCGGAACGCGTACACGGCAGCGTGGCGGCGGCGTTGGCGTCCGTAGCGCGCGGCGCGCAAATTGTGCGGGTGCATGATGTGAAGGCGACGGCGGATGCGTTGAAGGTGTGGGACGCCTTAGGCATTACCGGCATTTAA
- a CDS encoding aromatic amino acid transaminase: MYQHVEYYPGDPILSLVETFKNDPRPEKVNLSIGIYFDDEGKMPVLESVNRAETARAATPAPSPYLPMEGLNTYRSAVQHLLFGKDNPAFAQGRIVTVQTLGGSGALKVGADFLHRWFPAARAYVSDPTWDNHRGIFEGAGFEVGTYPYYDPATVDVKFDEMTAFFNTLPENSVLILHPCCHNPTGVDMSEQQWDEVLHIIKTRKLIPFMDIAYQGFGGDLDSDAYAIRKAVEMELPLFVSNSFSKNLSLYGERVGGLSVVCPNKEEAELVFGQLKFTVRRIYSSPPAHGAYIAADVMNNPELYALWQNEVYVMRDRIRAMRQKLYDVLTAQIPDRDFTYFIKQRGMFSYTGLSVEQVRRLRDEFAVYLLNSGRMCVAGLNASNIAYVADAFAEVLK; the protein is encoded by the coding sequence ATGTACCAACACGTCGAATACTACCCCGGCGACCCGATTTTGAGTTTGGTCGAAACCTTCAAAAACGACCCACGCCCCGAAAAAGTCAATTTGAGCATAGGCATTTATTTCGACGACGAAGGCAAAATGCCCGTGTTGGAATCCGTGAACCGTGCCGAGACTGCCCGCGCCGCCACACCTGCGCCATCGCCCTATCTGCCGATGGAAGGCTTGAACACTTACCGCAGCGCGGTGCAGCATTTATTGTTCGGCAAAGACAACCCTGCGTTCGCGCAAGGACGCATCGTTACCGTACAAACACTAGGCGGCTCGGGCGCACTCAAAGTCGGCGCGGATTTCCTGCACCGCTGGTTCCCCGCAGCGCGCGCCTACGTCAGCGATCCGACTTGGGACAACCATCGAGGTATCTTTGAAGGCGCAGGTTTCGAGGTCGGTACTTATCCTTATTACGACCCTGCCACCGTCGACGTGAAATTCGACGAAATGACCGCGTTTTTCAACACCCTGCCCGAAAACAGCGTCTTAATCCTACACCCCTGCTGCCACAACCCGACCGGCGTGGATATGTCCGAACAGCAATGGGACGAAGTATTGCACATCATCAAAACGCGCAAACTGATTCCGTTTATGGACATTGCCTACCAAGGCTTCGGCGGCGATTTGGACAGCGATGCCTACGCCATCCGCAAAGCGGTGGAAATGGAATTGCCGCTGTTCGTCAGCAATTCCTTCTCGAAAAACCTGTCGCTCTACGGCGAGCGCGTCGGCGGCCTGAGCGTGGTTTGCCCGAATAAAGAAGAAGCGGAATTGGTGTTCGGACAACTCAAATTCACCGTCCGCCGCATCTATTCCAGCCCGCCCGCACACGGCGCCTATATCGCCGCCGACGTAATGAACAATCCCGAACTTTACGCCTTGTGGCAAAACGAAGTCTATGTCATGCGCGATCGAATCCGTGCCATGCGGCAGAAGCTTTACGACGTCTTGACCGCCCAAATTCCCGACCGCGATTTCACTTATTTCATCAAACAGCGCGGCATGTTCAGCTACACAGGATTGAGCGTGGAACAAGTCCGCAGGTTGCGCGACGAATTTGCCGTTTACCTGCTGAATTCGGGTAGGATGTGCGTCGCCGGACTGAATGCCTCGAATATCGCCTATGTCGCCGATGCGTTTGCCGAAGTGTTGAAATAA
- a CDS encoding c-type cytochrome: protein MKQLRDSKAQGSALFTLVSGIIIAIAVIYFLIKLAGSGSFADVNQSSEAATQTRIQPVGQLALGDGIPVGERKGDQIFNKICIQCHGADSSVPNAPKIENNGNWAPRIAQGFDTLFQHALNGFNAMPAKGGAADLTDQELKRVITYMANKSGGNFPDPDAAAPADQAASGDAAASAPVAAGSAPAADAPKAEDKGAAAPAAGGADGQKVYEANCKACHGGAIPGVPHVGKKEDWAPRIKQGKETLYKHALEGFNAMPAKGGNAGLSDDEIKAAVNYMANQSGAKF, encoded by the coding sequence ATGAAACAACTCCGCGACTCAAAAGCCCAAGGCTCTGCATTGTTCACCCTTGTGAGCGGTATCATCATTGCTATTGCAGTCATTTACTTCCTCATTAAATTGGCGGGCAGCGGCTCGTTCGCAGACGTTAACCAATCGTCCGAAGCCGCCACCCAAACCCGTATCCAACCCGTAGGACAACTCGCCTTGGGCGATGGCATTCCGGTAGGCGAACGCAAAGGCGATCAGATTTTCAACAAAATCTGTATCCAATGTCACGGTGCGGACAGCTCCGTCCCCAACGCACCTAAAATCGAAAACAACGGCAATTGGGCTCCCCGTATCGCACAAGGTTTCGACACGCTGTTCCAACACGCTCTGAACGGCTTTAACGCCATGCCTGCCAAAGGCGGCGCAGCCGATTTGACCGACCAGGAACTCAAACGCGTCATCACTTACATGGCGAACAAGAGCGGTGGCAACTTCCCTGATCCCGATGCCGCAGCACCTGCAGATCAAGCAGCTTCAGGCGATGCAGCCGCATCCGCACCGGTCGCTGCCGGCTCTGCTCCCGCAGCCGACGCACCTAAAGCCGAAGACAAAGGCGCAGCCGCTCCTGCAGCCGGCGGTGCAGACGGTCAAAAAGTTTACGAAGCCAACTGTAAAGCGTGTCACGGCGGCGCCATCCCCGGCGTTCCCCATGTCGGCAAAAAAGAAGACTGGGCTCCGCGTATCAAACAAGGTAAAGAGACCCTGTACAAACACGCGCTCGAAGGCTTCAACGCCATGCCTGCCAAAGGCGGCAATGCCGGTCTGAGCGACGACGAAATCAAAGCAGCGGTCAACTACATGGCTAACCAATCAGGCGCTAAATTCTGA
- a CDS encoding MetQ/NlpA family ABC transporter substrate-binding protein, translating to MQVNTFFKTLSAATLAVMLAACGGQKDSAPAASSASPVADNGTAKKEIVFGTTVGDFGDMVKDQIQPELEKKGYTVKLVEFTDYVRPNLALAEGELDINIFQHKPYLDDFKKEHKLDITETFQVPTAPLGLYPGKLKSLDEVKDGSSVSAPNDPSNFARALVMLNELGWVKLKDGVNPLTASKADIAENPKNIKIVELEAAQLPRSRADVDFAIVNGNYAMSSGMKLTEALFQEPSFAYVNWAAVKTADKDSQWLKDVTEAYNSDEFKAYAHKRFEGYKYPAAWGENAATGAKTEAASTASAAK from the coding sequence ATGCAAGTAAATACTTTTTTTAAAACCCTTTCTGCTGCTACGCTTGCTGTAATGCTTGCAGCTTGTGGTGGGCAGAAAGATAGCGCACCTGCCGCATCCTCCGCATCACCGGTTGCCGATAATGGCACGGCGAAAAAAGAGATCGTCTTTGGTACAACCGTTGGCGACTTTGGCGACATGGTCAAAGATCAAATCCAACCTGAGTTGGAGAAAAAAGGCTATACCGTCAAACTGGTTGAGTTTACCGATTACGTCCGTCCTAACCTCGCTTTGGCTGAAGGTGAACTGGATATCAACATTTTTCAACACAAGCCTTATTTGGACGACTTCAAAAAAGAACACAAATTAGATATTACTGAAACTTTCCAAGTGCCGACTGCGCCTTTGGGTCTGTATCCGGGTAAATTGAAATCTTTGGATGAAGTTAAAGACGGCAGCAGCGTTTCTGCGCCTAACGACCCGTCCAACTTTGCCCGTGCATTGGTAATGTTGAACGAATTGGGCTGGGTTAAGTTGAAAGACGGCGTTAATCCGCTGACTGCTTCCAAAGCCGACATCGCTGAAAATCCGAAAAACATCAAAATCGTAGAACTAGAAGCCGCACAACTGCCACGCAGCCGCGCTGACGTTGATTTCGCCATCGTTAACGGCAACTATGCCATGAGCAGTGGTATGAAGCTGACCGAAGCCCTGTTTCAAGAGCCGAGCTTTGCCTACGTCAACTGGGCAGCAGTCAAAACCGCTGACAAAGACAGCCAATGGCTCAAAGATGTAACCGAAGCCTATAATTCCGACGAGTTCAAAGCCTACGCTCACAAACGCTTCGAAGGTTATAAATATCCTGCTGCATGGGGTGAGAATGCAGCCACTGGTGCAAAAACCGAAGCAGCGTCTACTGCTTCAGCGGCAAAATAA
- a CDS encoding CysB family HTH-type transcriptional regulator — translation MKLQQLRYALEVYRHNLNVSEAAEALFTSQPGISKQIRLLEEELGVQIFIRSGKRVVSVSQPGKAVLEIADRILRDVQNIKNIGNEFTEHDSGSLVVATTHTQARYALPLIVADFVKRYPKVTLTIKQGSPAAIAQMVSNGEADIAIVTERIDEHPELGKLTCYEWNHAVIVPHEHPLLDCKNPLSIEDLASFPLITYEFAFNQGSSIARAFNKARLEQPDVVLSAADTDVLKTYVRLGLGVGLMAKMAYDPENDTDLELVDASHLFESSPTWIAVRKDTYLRGYAYDFIELFAPKLTREVVDRTLYAPVVEDFSI, via the coding sequence ATGAAATTACAGCAATTACGGTATGCATTGGAGGTGTACCGGCATAATCTGAATGTATCTGAAGCTGCTGAAGCACTATTTACTTCCCAGCCAGGAATTTCTAAACAAATCCGGCTTCTTGAAGAGGAGTTGGGGGTGCAGATTTTTATCCGAAGCGGCAAGCGTGTGGTATCTGTGTCCCAACCGGGAAAGGCTGTTTTGGAAATTGCGGATCGGATTTTGCGTGATGTTCAGAATATTAAAAATATAGGGAATGAGTTTACCGAACACGACAGTGGTTCTTTGGTTGTTGCGACAACGCATACGCAGGCACGTTATGCTCTTCCTTTAATTGTGGCAGATTTTGTCAAACGTTATCCTAAAGTAACGCTGACCATCAAGCAGGGCAGTCCTGCAGCGATTGCCCAGATGGTCAGCAATGGGGAGGCGGATATTGCGATTGTAACTGAGCGTATCGATGAGCATCCGGAGTTGGGTAAATTAACTTGTTATGAATGGAATCATGCGGTTATTGTGCCGCATGAACATCCTTTGTTGGATTGTAAAAATCCTTTAAGTATTGAGGATTTGGCTTCTTTTCCTTTGATTACGTATGAATTTGCGTTCAATCAGGGGAGTAGTATTGCCCGGGCTTTTAATAAAGCCAGGTTGGAGCAGCCTGATGTCGTGTTGTCAGCAGCAGACACTGATGTTTTAAAGACGTATGTCCGTTTGGGTCTTGGTGTTGGGTTGATGGCGAAGATGGCTTACGATCCTGAGAATGACACGGATCTGGAATTAGTGGATGCCTCGCATTTGTTTGAGTCGTCTCCAACTTGGATTGCCGTTAGGAAAGATACCTATCTTAGGGGTTATGCATATGATTTTATAGAATTGTTCGCGCCTAAGCTGACACGTGAAGTGGTCGATAGAACGCTTTATGCTCCAGTTGTCGAGGACTTTTCTATTTAA